The Pontibacter korlensis sequence GTATACGGCCTTCTTTTTTGTAGTTACATACCTGCTTGCCCTAAATCCGGGCAAGGTGGTAGATCGCATAGGTAAAATCCTTACCCCGGTGCTGTTAATCATCTTGGCGGCGCTTCTCCTGAAAAGCTTTTTTGCACCACTTGGCTCCATTCAGGCTCCCCTAGAAGTTTATGAAAGTGCCCCATTCTTCAAAGGCTTTCAAGAGGGGTATCTCACCATGGATACCATTGGATCCTTTGTGTTTGGTCTTATCGTAATCAATGCCATCCGAAGCAAAGGTGTGGAGAGTACAAGCCAGATAGCTAAAGTATGTGTTACTGCTGCTCTTATTGCCGCCATTGGCCTTGGGGTAGTGTACATTGGCTTAGCCTATACCGGGGCCACTAGTGTAGGTGCTTTAGGGCACCTCGAAAATGGGGGCATGATCATCAGCCGTGTTTCTCACCTACAGTTTGGTTTGGCAGGTAAAGCTATACTTGGTGTGGCTATTACGTTTGCCTGCCTAACAACAAGTGTAGGCCTGGTAGTGGCCTGTGCCTCCTACTTCAGAAAGCTCAGACCTACCGTAGGCTACAAAACCTATGTGCTAGTCCTGACAATCATTAGTGCTGTGATCTCTAATGTAGGGCTTACCCAGATCATCTCTTTTTCAGTGCCTGTTCTGGTTACCATCTACCCTATTGTTATTGTGCTGATCGCCCTTACCATGTTTAGCTCCTTCCTTAAGAGCAAGAGGCTGGTTTATACCTGGGCCGTTATGTTTGCAGGTCTTGTTAGTATAGTTGATGGGTTAAATGCTGCTGGTCTGGCCTCTGCAAGCCTGAACGAGTTTCTGACAGATTACTTGCCATTGTTTAGCCTTGGTATGGGATGGCTGTTTCCTGCTATAGCAGGAGGGTTGATTGGCTTTATTCTCTCGTCGCGGCAAAACAACTATATACTCGAAAAAGCGTAACACTGGCAGCTAAAAATGCTTAAGCAAGATACAGTTCTACCGTAGTAATCTATATCAATATTTAAAGGAAAACTGAACTTTATATCAGGGTTTTAAACTGTTGCTTTATAATTTCCTTCTTTCGTAAATTTGTGTTCTCAAACACATCATATGATTCAAGAGCTTACAAATCCGTTTGGCCGAGTTTATTTAACTATCGAGACGAATACTAAAAACAGATGGATACATGTAAACTGGATGGGCTACCTGACGGAGGAGAATATTAAGAACGGAGCTGCAGCCTATACAAAAGCACTAGCTGATGCCGGTTTTAATTGTGTGCTAAACGACACCCGCCTGATAATTGGAGGCTGGGACCACTCCTTAAACTGGGTTGTGAATGAATGGGCTCCTCGTGCTGCACGAGCCGGGTTAAAGTACTTCGCCATGATCACTAATCCTGAAACCTTTGGCGGGTCTACAGCTTCAACTTTCTACAGTAATTTAAAGTCTTTCCAGGCTGAGGTTTTTGATGATAAAGCCAAAGCTGAAGAATGGCTTCGTCAGTACTCGATCGAACGCTAATCTAGAAGTCGCATAAGTATAAGTTATATTGACATTCCCACCGCTAAAGCAGGTGGGATTCCTGGGCTACCTGGCTACTGCGACCGTATATCTCCCAAGCTGAAACGGTCTGCCCGACCGCCTTATTTCTTATATTACTAGCTGCGTTCACATCCCGGTGCAGGGCATGTTTGCTGCAGCAAAGGTAACAGCCGGCAAGTGCAGGCGGTAGAACATAGGGTAAGATCGAGCCCAGCAAAAGTGAAGGGATGTCGCACCACATCCAGAGCGTCTTTGCCCACATCGACGCCCAGGTTCTGACAGAGTAAATTCTTCATAGCTGAAGGGGCTTAAGTGGAAAAAAAACATTCATCTTCCGGGCCTACACTCACTCATGCCTGCGGATGGGGCAGCCTCTAGGTACTGTCCAGGCTTTTAAGAAGAAGAGAAAGGGAAGGGATTCCTTGGGGGCGACATCATCAAAGTGTCTAGTGCAAGGGCTTTCTCCTTCCCTTTCTGTTAGCTTACGTTTAAGAGCCTGATAAAATTGAACTTACGCTTATACTGCCAAAGATATGAGTGCGAGGGCTTTCTTTGGCATTTACTCGTAAGAGCAAAGGTATGGGCAGTTCGTCCATACCTTTGTTATTTTAATCCTGACAGTAAAGCGGCTACCTAATTAGCAAACGATCCATACAACTATCTCCTTATACACCACAGCCTGCTTATGTACCTTTGCTCTCGTAGCAATACAAAGCATTAACTGCTTAGAATAGGTATAGCCCTGTCTTTCCCGTACTTTTGTAGTATAAGGATATGCCTGCAGGCTACTGTTATGAAACCAGACTCTAAATTTTGCTGCAATAGCCCCCGCAATTATATGGAACCGATAAGATTAAATAAATTCATTAGCGACTCTGGCTACTGCTCGCGCCGCGAAGCCGACAAAATGATAGAGCAAGGTCGTGTAACCGTAAACGGGAAAAGACCTGAGGTTGGCGCCAAGGTAACGGCTAAAGATAAAGTACGTGTAGATGGTAACCAGCTAGAGGTAGATGCTGTGGAACCTGTGTACCTTCTCCTGAACAAACCTCCAGGTATCGAAACCACTACAGATACTTCTCAGAGGGACAATATCATCAGCTTCACCAATTATCCGGAGCGCATCTTCCCTGTTGGTAGATTGGATAAAGACTCTGAAGGCCTCATCATCCTGACGAACAATGGAGACATCGTGAACAAGATTCTGCGTGCAGGAAACAAGCACGAGAAGGAGTATGTCGTAACAGTAGACAAGCCCATCAACCAGGATTTTGTGGAGAGGATGAGCAATGGCGTGTCTATACTAGGGGTAAACACCAAGAAGTGCTTTGTGGCGCAGGAAGGACCTACCAAATTCCGGATTATACTTACACAGGGTATGAACCGCCAGATCAGGCGCATGTGTGAAGCGCTGGGCTATGAAGTACAAACACTGCAGCGTACCCGCATCATGCATCTTTCGCTCTCTAAAATTCCGCTTGGCCAGTGGCGCAACATGACCAATGCCGAAGTGGAAGAACTGATGCGCCTGATAGAGCACTCCACCAAAACAGAGGAGGGTTCTAAAGGCAAGAAACCTGCGAGTGAGCCTTTGGCTCCTGCCAAAAGCAAAAAGCCTAAGCAACATAGTAGTGCACCAGCTGGCAAGCAGAACCGCACTGGTAGCAGCCCAAGAAGCGGTAAAAGCGCAACTGCCGGAAAGCGAGACAAACCTAAAAGCGGTGGAAGTGCCAGGGGCTCACGCGGTGCAGCCAAAGGTGCTGCTCCAAGTGGCAAAGGAAGAGGCGCCTCGGGCAAAGGAGGCGCAGCTAAAGGCGGAAGAAGAAGATAAACTGCTCGTTCTCCCTTTTCAAAGCATTTCCTGGATAATTAACAGCAATAGGTAAAGCAATCCTTTTGCTGTAATTTTGACTTCTTATTTAAACTGGCGTAACAAAAGGTGGCAGAACTAACTACAAATAACAGCCACACAGCGCCAACACATATCATGGAACCAAAGCGATTAAATAAATTTATCAGTGATTCGGGCTTCTGCTCCCGCCGCGAGGCTGACAGACTGATCGAAGAAGAGCGAGTAACGGTTAACGGAAAACTGCCTGAACCAGGTACGAAGGTAACCGCTAAAGACAAAGTACGCATAGACGACCAACTGCTTACTGTACGTGAGGAGGAACCTGTTTTCCTGTTATTGAACAAGCCTTCTGGTATGTCGGCAACGGCCGATATGGGCGTGCGCGACAACGTAGTGAGGGCTATCAATTATCCGGCGTCCTTACAGCCTATTGGCCACCTGGACCGCGATGCAGAGGGTGTGCTTTTTCTGAGCAACGATGGTGACTTGGTACGCAAAATAACCAAAGCCGATACAAAGTTTGAAAAGGAGTACATTGTTACCGTTGATAAACTTATCTCTCCAGAATTTATTGCCAAGCTGATAGGTGGTGGTGAATCGGAAGCAGGTGAGAAGCTACAAAAAACCTTTATTGCCAAAGAAGGCTCTACCCGTTTCCGCATTATTCTAAAGCCAAATACCAACCACAACATCAAAAGAATGTGCGAGGACCTGGGCTATAAAGTAGTGCACCTGCAGCGTGTTCGTATCGAAAATCTTACGCTAGCAAAGCTACCTACCGGACATTGGCGCAAGTTGAGTGCTGCTGAAGTGGAAATGCTTGCAAGCGCTGGCAGCAGAGCTGGCAGCAGCAAAAGCAAAGACAATGACTATTTCTCTCCACGTGGTGGGGCAAGCAAAGCCCGGGTAGGAAAAAGCAAACCTGCTGGTGCTACTAAAGGTGGTGCTGGTAAAAGCTTCGGAGGGTCTAAACCTGGCTCAGCAGGTAATAAGAGCCCGAGAAAAGGAGGCCCATCAAATACCTCCTCCCGTAGCGGAGGGGCTGGAAAAGGCGCTGCTCCAAAAGGTAGAACAGGAAGAGGCCGTTAAGCCACAAGAATCAACATAAAAAAGGGTGAAGCTGTAGCGGCTTCACCCTTTTCATTTCAGTTCTATCCTTCCCAGCTGCCCATCTTACCCATTTGGTAATCCCGGAAAGCTTCTCTTATTTCTTCTTCAGAGTTCATCACAAATGGGCCATGAGCAACCACAGGCTCATTAAAGGGCTTGGCATGCCCGAACAGGATATAGCTGTCTTCCTGTGCCTCAACGCTTATCTCATCCCCATCGTTGGCAAACTCTACCAGCGTTAGTTTCTCTGCGGTTTCTCCATTTACTTTCACAGCTCCACGCACTACATAGAAGAAGACGTTGCGTTCTGCCGGCACAACTGTGCTGAAGCTTCCGCCTTGCTGCAGCTCCACGCTTGCCATATGGATATCGCTTAGCGACGGAATAGGTCCCTCGGTATCGCGCCAGCTTCCCGACACTACGTTCACCTTCACCTTACCATCGTCTTCTGTAACGGTAGGGATGCCCTCTTTTTGCAGGCCAATATACTTAGGCTCTGTCATTTTATACTTGGCAGGCAGGTTAAACCAGAGCTGCAGAATCTCCATTGGGCCTCCCTCCTTCTTAAACTTATCAGAAGAAACCTCGGCATGAATGAGTCCACGGCCTGCTGTCATCCACTGCACACCGCCTGCCTCAATTACATCTTTTCCGCCACCGGTATCCTGGTGCATGATGTCACCATCAAGTATAAAGGTTAGCGTCTCAAAGCCGCGGTGTGGGTGCGGACCGAAAGGAAGCCCTCTGTTGTTTTGCTTGTACACCTGCGGGCCATGGTGGTTCAGGAAAAGAAAAGGGTCGATGTAGTCTACTGACTGCGTTGGCAAAGCTCTGTAAGTTACCAGGTCATCTATGGGAGCACTAATAGCTTTATGCTTCTTTTTGATCGTTCTCATCATGTTTTATTTAATGTAGGTACACTAACTTATAAACTCCTTTACCACGACACAAGTTTTAGTTAATTTATACTCTGCCAGTAAAAGAAAAGAGGCCCGTTGCTGAGCCTCTTTTTATACTTGTTTTGCCTGGATTTAAGATGCAAACAAATCTGAAGAAAGGTAGCGATCGCCTCTGTCGCAGATAATGCATACTACTACGCCTTCCTCCATCTCCTCAATCAGTTTTGTGGCTACATGCACAGCTCCTCCGCTGCTCATACCCGCAAAAACTCCCTCCTCGCGTGCCAGCCTTCTGGTCATGGCAGTCGCCTCCTCCTGGCTTACATCGATAGTACGATCTACACGCTCTGGCTCAAATATCTTCGGCAAATATTCTGTAGGCCAGCGACGTATACCTGGTATCTGAGAGCCTTCTACTGGCTGAGCGCCTATAATCTGCACCTCCGGGTTTTGTTCTTTCAGGTAACGCGACACTCCCATGATAGTGCCTGTTGTACCCATGGAAGACACAAAGTGTGTTACTTTACCTTGTGTATCATGCCAGATTTCCGGCCCTGTGGTACGAACGTGCGCCATGTAATTATCAGGATTGCCGAACTGGTTCAGCACCAGGTAACCACCTTTCGCTACCTGCTCGGCTACATAATCAATAGCTCCTTCCATAGATTTTTCGGCAGGTGTAAGTATAACTTTGGCTCCGAAGGCTTCCATCGTTTGCACACGTTCTTTGGTAGCATTGGCAGGCATTACTAACTCAATCTCCACCTCAAACAGTCTGGCAATCATGGCTAACGCAATACCGGTGTTACCGCTGGTGGCCTCAATTATTTTCATGCCTGGCTTCAGGTCGCCACGATCCAGCGCTCCTTTAATCATGCTGTACGCCGCACGGTCTTTTACACTACCTCCAGGGTTATTTCCCTCCAGCTTAGCATACAGTTTTACACCCGGTTTGGTATTTATATGTGTAAGCTCCACCAACGGGGTGTTGCCAATAAAGTCTAGTAAGGTTGCCATGTATCGAGTAATTGATGTGTGGTAAACCACAAAATTAAGGAATAGTTTTTAACCTTCCTGTGTTAGCGCCACACTAGCTTTGGATGGCTGTTGGTGCATGGCAGGGAAGCGGTAGCAGCCACAATAAAAATCCCGCTAGCTATAGAAGTGTAGCTAGCGGGATTATACTGGTTGTACTTTCTACTTCTTTAGTAACTTCAAGAGTTCTTCTGCCACGCCCTCCGAAGATGCTGGGTTTTGACCTGTTATCAGTAGGCCATCCCGCACAACGTGTGGCTGCCAATCTTCTACCTTAGAGTAATTACCTCCCAGCTCCTGCAATTTATCTTCTACCAAAAAAGGCACTATATCAGTAAGATTTACAGCGTCTTCTTCAGAGTTTGTAAACCCGGTTACGTTTTTGCCTTTTACCAGCGGGTCTCCGTTAGGGCCTTTCACCTTAGCGAAAACTGCCGGAGCATGGCATACGGCTGCAATAGGCTTTTCCAGTTTTGCAAAGCTTTCTATCAAGCGTATAGACTCTTCGCTGTTGGTAAGGTCCCATAAGGGACCATGTCCGCCTGGGTAAAATACAGCATCATAGTCATCCACATTCACCTCACTTAGCTTCATGGTATTTCTAAGCTTTTCCTGAAGTTCCTGATCGCCATTGTAGCGCTCGGTTGCCTCTGTTTGTGCTCCAGGTGCCTCACTGCTAGGGTCTATGGGCGGCTCACCACCTTCCGGAGATGCCAGTGTTACGTCTACTCCCGCATCTGCTAGCACATAGTATGGCGCAGCAAATTCTTCCACCCAAAAACCTGTTTTCTTACCGGTGTCACCCAGCTCAGAATGTGATGTTAAAACAAATAATACTTTCATAGCTTTCTGTAGTTGTTTGAATTTAGATTGTGTATTCTGTTACGTAGCCATTGCCAGTACAGGTATGGCCACAGCATTTTTATCCTCCGGCTACTGTGCAGCTACCCGCCACACAGTGTTGCCCTCGTCGTCGGCAACCAACAGGGAGCCATCTGGTAACTCTGCCACACCAGCTGGTCGGCCATATACTTCATTCTTACTGGCGTCGGCTATGAAACCAGTCAGAAAGTCCTCATACTTTTTGTTAGGTTCGCCATTCTGGAAAGGCACAAATACCACTTTATAGCCAGCAAATTCGGAGCGGTTCCAGGAGCCATGTTGTCCTACAAAAGCACCATTTCTATACTTAGACGGAAAGCGGTCACCATTGTAAAACTCCAGGCCCAGCGATGAAGTGTGCGATCCCAGTGGAACATCCGGCACTATGGATTTCTCAACCAGCTCAGGGCGTTCCCCTTTGCGACGCGGGTCTACATTCTGCCCAAAGTACGAATAGGGCCAGCCGTAAAAGCCCCCTTCCTGCACACTGGTCAAATAGTCGGGTACCAGGTCATCACCAAGTCCGTCGCGCTCATTCACTGCTGTCCAGAGGGTGTTGGTGCCTGGTTCCCAGTCCATGCCCACGGGGTTACGCAGGCCACTGGCATAGATGCGCTCGCCACTGCCGTCCGGGTTTATCTCCAAGATAGCAGCGCGGCGTTTTTCCTCCTCCATTCCATATTCCCCTACATTACTGGCAGAGCCAACAGAAACATATATTTTGGAGCCATCCCGGCTGGCGATTAGGTTCCGTGTCCAGTGATGGTTATAGCCCCCGGCAGGCAAGCTCAGTATCTTTTCACCCTTGCCCGTTATTTTTGTTTGCCCCTCTTTGTATGGATAGCGCATAACGCCATCGGTGTTTGCCACATAGAAGTAGTTATTGAGCACCAGCATGCCGTAAGGCTGATTCAGGTTGTTTATAAACACCTCCCGCTGGTCTGGCTTACCGTCATTATTTGTGTCACGAAACATGGTTATGCGGTTGGCGCTCTTCTCTTTATCATCCGACTCCACCACAAAAATATCCTTGTTCGGAGCAACATATATTCTTCGTGGGTGTTTCAGGTCACCAGCAAATTTAGTGACAGTAAATCCTGCGGGAGCTTTAGGGGTTTGACCTTCGGGCCAGCCAATGGTTTTGCTTCTTTTCTCAGCTTGATGTGTGGTGTCTGGTGGCGGAAGCTCAAGGGTTGAACCTGTTTCCGTTGTCAGTGTATCTGCCCCTGTTTTACCATCCACATCAATGTTTTCAGAGTCTTCTGTCGTGCGAGCTGATTCAGAGCAGCCTAAAATTGCTACACCAGTAAATAAAGCAATAAGCGATGTCTTCCATCGTGTCGTTCTCATAGTTCTCGTGTTGTATTGGTTTCAAGTTAATGCTATACGAGAGAGCCTGCCAACTTGGTCGGTTAAGAAAAAACAAAGCCCCCGCCGGAATTTCAATAAGGGCTTTGTTTGAGTAAGCATAATCAATCGTTGAAAGAGGTTTTGGTAGCTATATTTTCCCAATCGCTTAGGTTCTGCTCTACCTGTGCCAGCTTTTTTCGCACTGCCTCGTAAGCGATACTGCCTAGGGGCAAGCGCAGCGGCGGGTTGTCACTATCTACCACCTGTAACAGTACTTGGGCTGCCTTAACCGGGTCTCCATCTTGCTCACCGGAGTAACCTAGTATTGTGTTTTTAAAAACGTGTGCCGTTTTTTCATAAGCTGGTAACTCCTTCTTGGCACATTTTATACTTGAGCCGGCAAAGTTGGTGCGGAATGGCCCCGGCTCAATAATGCTCACTTTTATACCCAGCGGGGCTACTTCCTGCGCCAGCGCCTCGCTCATCCCTTCCAGGGCAAATTTGCTGGCATTGTACACACCAAAGCCTTGGGTGCTTCTGAACCCTGCAGCAGAAGACATCTGTAAAATATTACCACTCCCTTGTTCACGCATGTAAGGCAGTACTGCCTGCGTTACCTGCACTGCACCAAAGAAGTTTGTCTCCATTACTTCCCGAAACTCCTGCACAGTAGCCTCTTCTACAGCTCCCAGAAAACCGAAGCCGGCATTATTCACCAGCACATCTATTTGCCCCAGGTGTTTTACAGCGGCATCGACTGTCGCCTTTACACCGTCTGGGTTTGTTACATCCATTATGTAGGCGAAGGAATTTCCGGGCGAGATGGCATTAAACTCTTCTAACTGCCTGTGCTGCCGCACTGTTCCAATAACTTTATCTCCACGGCGAGCAGCCTCTTCTGCCAATACACGTCCGAATCCACTTGAGACGCCTGTAATAAACCATACTTTATCTGCCATTCTAATTCTTTTTGATTTGAGGTCGAATATACGCATCGTGGGGGAAGGAAGTATAACACACGACTTTAGGAAAGCACCTCGTTACGTTTCCGCATTAGACTTACAAATGAGCCATAATCAAATTTACCCACACTACTTCTACCTTCAGAGCTATATATCCTATCCTCACGCTTTTTTCATGGTTCTGGTTTCTAACCTGATGCAGCTATCGTATATAGAATATACTGATAACATGAAATAATTGCACCAACAACCAGCATTATCGGTCCGTCTCCTCACCCTCAGACCATCCACCCCGGTTGATGCAATTTCAAAACTGAAAGGAGGCCATTATGCTAGCAGAAGCAACAATACAGGATCTTAAGTCAAATATGCGGGGAGCTGTGATCCGGCCAGAAGACACTGGTTATAACGAGGCCCGCAAAGTATACAATGCCATGATCGACAAACACCCGCGCCTGATAGCCCTCTGTGAGGACGTGGCCGATGTGATATACGCCGTTAACTATGCCCGGGAGAACAACCTGCTGGTGGCTATCCGCGGAGGAGGCCACAACGGCGGGGGCTTGGGCATCTGCGACGACGGCTTAGTAATCGACCTTTCCCATATGAACGGAGTGCAGGTAAACCCGGACCAGAAGACGGTACGGGTGGATGGAGGCTGCACCTGGGGCAAGGTAGACCACGCCACCCATGCATTCGGTATGGCTACACCCAGCGGTGTCATTTCCACCACCGGTGTGGGAGGGTTAAGCCTGGGTGGAGGTATCGGACACCTTACCCGAGCTTACGGCCTTAGCATTGATAACCTACTGGAGGCAGATGTGGTGCTGTCTGATGGCAGCTTAGTAAAGGCCAGCGAGGAGGAGCATGAAGATCTTTTCTGGGCCATACGCGGCGGAGGTGGCAACTTTGGTGTGGTGACGTCATTCTTGTTTAAGCTACACCCCGTAGACACCGTCTATGCTGGCCCTATGTTCTGGGAACTGGATAAAGTGAAGCCCGTGATGCAGTGGTGGCGGGATTTTATAGTAAAAGCTCCGGAAGATATCAACGGCTTCTTTGCCCTGCAGCAGGTGCCTCCTGTCGATCCTTTTCCCAAAGAGCATCAAAATAAGATAGTTGGCGGTGTGCTATGGTGCTATACCGGTCCAATGGAAAAGGCTGAAGAAGTATTTAGGCCTATCCGAAGTCTAGAACCTAAAGCCGCCATTGATTTGGTTGGTCCCCTACCGCATCCAGTTCTGCAAAGTTTGTTCGATCCACTCTACCCTCCGGGACACCAGTGGTACTGGAGAGCAGATTTTGTGAACGAGTTGAGTGATGAGGCCATTGATTGCCATCTGGAATTCGCCAGCAAACTACCCACTCCTCTTTCCGGTATGCATCTATATCCAATAAACGGAGCCGCTCATGAGCTGGATAAGAGCGCTACCGCCTGGAGCTTCCGGGATGCCAATTGGGCACAGGTCATCGTAGGTGTTGACCCGGACCCAGCGAACAAAGAGAAAATTACCACCTGGACCAAAAACTACTTTGACGCCCTCCACCCCTACTCAGCCGGAGGGGCTTACGTCAATTTCATGATGGAGGAAGGTGATGAGCGCATCAGGGCTACCTACCGCGACAACTACGATAAGCTGTCTCACATCAAGTACAAGTATGACCCAAACAACTTATTCAAGGTAAACCAGAACATAAAACCAGTGGCAGTAGCGTGAGCGGTTATAGCAACTTAAGATGGTACTCTGAGGCAACCCTTGGTCCCGGGGCTTATGGGAGCTGCGCTTACTATAAAGCTATTTTATTGAATAGCATTTGAAGCTGTCTGCCGCAGCTCATTGCTATACTTCCTGCGGTGGTTTTTGTACCTTTGCAAGTATAAAAGCCATACGTTGGAACAGCCTATCCGCAAGATCATACACATCGACATGGACGCCTTTTTTGCCTCCGTGGAGCAGCGCGATAACCCCGAGTTGCGCGGGAAGCCTGTGGCTGTGGGCGGCTCTAAAATGCGTGGTGTAGTGGCTGCTGCCAGTTATGAAGCCCGCAAGTATGGTGTGCACTCAGCTTTAGCCTCTAAGATTGCCGCTCAGCGTTGTCCGCAGCTAATTTTTGTAAAGCCGCGGTTTGATGTGTACAGTGCAGTATCTCGGCAGATTCGGGAGATTTTCTTTTCTTACACCGACCTGGTGGAGCCACTCTCTTTAGACGAGGCTTACCTGGATGTAACGGAAAACAAGATTGGCATGCCCTCGGCGAGTATTATTGCCAAAGAAATTAAACAAAGGATACTGGAAGAGACAAAACTGACGGCCTCGGCAGGAGTATCCTTTAACAAGTTCCTGGCTAAGATTGCCTCCGATATGGACAAGCCCAACGGCTTCACGCTCATCACTCCAGACAAGGCTGAAGAAGTAGTGTCAGGTTTAGAGATCGAGAAGTTCCATGGTATCGGCAAGGTAACAGCAGCCAAGATGCAGAGCATGGGCATACTGACAGGTGCCGATTTGCGGCTGCGCTCGGAAGAAGAACTGGTAAGGGTGTTCGGCAAAGTTGGTCGCTATTACTACCACATAGCCCGTGCTCAGGATGAACGTGAAGTACAGCCACACCGCATCCGCAAGTCTATTGGCTCTGAGCGCACTTTCGACGAAGATTTGTCGGAAGAAGATGAGATGCTGGAGCGCCTCCAGCATCTTGCAGAAGAAGTAGCCCAGGATATGGCAAGGTTGCAGGCAACAGCCAAAACAGTAACTGTTAAGATCAAGTACTTCGACTTTACGCTGAACACGCGCAGCAAAACGTACCTGAGTGAGTTCAGCTCGGCTGACGCCATTTATACCATAGCTCGCGAACTACTGCGTACCCCACAACTACCAGCTTACCCCGTACGCCTGCTAGGTATTTCCGTCTCGAGCCTTACCTATCAGCACGACCGCCAGCGCGAGGGCTACCAGTTCACGCTGGAGCTGTAGTTGTATTCTCACTTGGTTCTATAACTGTGTAGAATACTGAGGCTTTAACCTCACCCCTCTTTAGAAAGTAGTAGAGAATTTGACACTAATAAACATCCCTCAGGGAGAGCTTATCCTGTAGCTGCTTTGACTTTAGTATAAAGGCTACTCTGGTGAACCCACCCCTAACCCCTCCGAGGAGGGGAATTTTCCGGAAGATGATGACACTCCTGTGACCTACGGTCGCAAGTTTCCACCCTCGTCTCACTTGTCCTCAAGGGGACAGTGAGAAAAGCAGGAGTAGTCAAATCTGATCCCAGTCTTTGGGTTGAGCGCCTTGTGCGATCCGGTGCCGCTTGAGCGGCAGCGCCCTGGCGCAGGAGGGAACACAGCGCGATCCCCAAGAATAAGGCCTCCCGGCCTAGAGGGGACCAAAGCATGAGATGAAACAACAAAGGAAGTAAGGCTGTGGATGAACTGAAGCTAGAAAGTATAGCTTATATAACTTAATTTAAGAAGTAGCAATTCAAGCTTTTCGTGCTAAGTCCACCACCAGCGCTGCAATCTCCTCCGGCTTTTCCTCTTGCAGCAAATGGCTAGCTTTTAGCTTATGTACCTGAGGCAAGTTGGCAGCGAGCTTCATTTCCTCCCCGTACCGCTCGTAAGTTAGCCCAGGATCCTCCGCTCCCCAAATTGCCTGCACGGGGTATGGCACCTGCTCCACCGCCTGGTAACAAAGCCGCTTAAACTCCTCCGACTTATCAAAACTGCGCATAATTTTCAGAAAGGCCGCACCGTTATCCTCCCGCTTCAGGAGGTCTATGTAAGCATATATCTCCTCCTTCGGGATATTATCCGCATTGGCTACGGCAACTTTTGTAAAGCCTAGTTGCCAGGTAGTGTGCGTTAGGCTTTTTAGCTCCGCTTCTCCTAGCACCGGCATTTCGAAAGGACGC is a genomic window containing:
- the brnQ gene encoding branched-chain amino acid transport system II carrier protein, coding for MKSKSISLRETFFIGLMLFAVFFGAGNLIFPLSLGQASGTNIIPAIIGFLMTGVGLPLLGVIAIGTSKNEDVQTISAKVHPLFGLLFPVIIYLTIGPLFAVPRTGTVSYEIGVAPFLSESLKSSGIGMVLYTAFFFVVTYLLALNPGKVVDRIGKILTPVLLIILAALLLKSFFAPLGSIQAPLEVYESAPFFKGFQEGYLTMDTIGSFVFGLIVINAIRSKGVESTSQIAKVCVTAALIAAIGLGVVYIGLAYTGATSVGALGHLENGGMIISRVSHLQFGLAGKAILGVAITFACLTTSVGLVVACASYFRKLRPTVGYKTYVLVLTIISAVISNVGLTQIISFSVPVLVTIYPIVIVLIALTMFSSFLKSKRLVYTWAVMFAGLVSIVDGLNAAGLASASLNEFLTDYLPLFSLGMGWLFPAIAGGLIGFILSSRQNNYILEKA
- the cysM gene encoding cysteine synthase CysM, which translates into the protein MATLLDFIGNTPLVELTHINTKPGVKLYAKLEGNNPGGSVKDRAAYSMIKGALDRGDLKPGMKIIEATSGNTGIALAMIARLFEVEIELVMPANATKERVQTMEAFGAKVILTPAEKSMEGAIDYVAEQVAKGGYLVLNQFGNPDNYMAHVRTTGPEIWHDTQGKVTHFVSSMGTTGTIMGVSRYLKEQNPEVQIIGAQPVEGSQIPGIRRWPTEYLPKIFEPERVDRTIDVSQEEATAMTRRLAREEGVFAGMSSGGAVHVATKLIEEMEEGVVVCIICDRGDRYLSSDLFAS
- a CDS encoding pirin family protein, with protein sequence MRTIKKKHKAISAPIDDLVTYRALPTQSVDYIDPFLFLNHHGPQVYKQNNRGLPFGPHPHRGFETLTFILDGDIMHQDTGGGKDVIEAGGVQWMTAGRGLIHAEVSSDKFKKEGGPMEILQLWFNLPAKYKMTEPKYIGLQKEGIPTVTEDDGKVKVNVVSGSWRDTEGPIPSLSDIHMASVELQQGGSFSTVVPAERNVFFYVVRGAVKVNGETAEKLTLVEFANDGDEISVEAQEDSYILFGHAKPFNEPVVAHGPFVMNSEEEIREAFRDYQMGKMGSWEG
- the rluF gene encoding 23S rRNA pseudouridine(2604) synthase RluF, which gives rise to MEPIRLNKFISDSGYCSRREADKMIEQGRVTVNGKRPEVGAKVTAKDKVRVDGNQLEVDAVEPVYLLLNKPPGIETTTDTSQRDNIISFTNYPERIFPVGRLDKDSEGLIILTNNGDIVNKILRAGNKHEKEYVVTVDKPINQDFVERMSNGVSILGVNTKKCFVAQEGPTKFRIILTQGMNRQIRRMCEALGYEVQTLQRTRIMHLSLSKIPLGQWRNMTNAEVEELMRLIEHSTKTEEGSKGKKPASEPLAPAKSKKPKQHSSAPAGKQNRTGSSPRSGKSATAGKRDKPKSGGSARGSRGAAKGAAPSGKGRGASGKGGAAKGGRRR
- a CDS encoding type 1 glutamine amidotransferase domain-containing protein translates to MKVLFVLTSHSELGDTGKKTGFWVEEFAAPYYVLADAGVDVTLASPEGGEPPIDPSSEAPGAQTEATERYNGDQELQEKLRNTMKLSEVNVDDYDAVFYPGGHGPLWDLTNSEESIRLIESFAKLEKPIAAVCHAPAVFAKVKGPNGDPLVKGKNVTGFTNSEEDAVNLTDIVPFLVEDKLQELGGNYSKVEDWQPHVVRDGLLITGQNPASSEGVAEELLKLLKK
- a CDS encoding pseudouridine synthase, translating into MEPKRLNKFISDSGFCSRREADRLIEEERVTVNGKLPEPGTKVTAKDKVRIDDQLLTVREEEPVFLLLNKPSGMSATADMGVRDNVVRAINYPASLQPIGHLDRDAEGVLFLSNDGDLVRKITKADTKFEKEYIVTVDKLISPEFIAKLIGGGESEAGEKLQKTFIAKEGSTRFRIILKPNTNHNIKRMCEDLGYKVVHLQRVRIENLTLAKLPTGHWRKLSAAEVEMLASAGSRAGSSKSKDNDYFSPRGGASKARVGKSKPAGATKGGAGKSFGGSKPGSAGNKSPRKGGPSNTSSRSGGAGKGAAPKGRTGRGR